Below is a genomic region from Biomphalaria glabrata chromosome 3, xgBioGlab47.1, whole genome shotgun sequence.
CATAAAGATCTTTACCTGATCTATTGCACATGGGATCAAACAGGGCAAGTTGGATTTCTCCCCGAAGATGTGTGGGAAAGCCGAGCTAAAACTAGGTGCAGCTTGAACGGCTGGGAAGGCGATTTGTCCAATGTTGTCGCTTTCGGTCATGCCAAAAATACCTTTGATCTGATTAAATGTGACATGTTTCTGAATCTGAACAATAAGCTTGTAGAAGTCTGAGCATTGCCTGAAAACAAAGCAGTTTGTGAGAAATTTCGGACGTCAAGTTAAAGTCTGAACTAGTTTTGCCCAAAAAGGGTCTgagataaataaattaaaaaaaaacaacatttgaagtCTGAACCAACTTAGTCCTAGATAACATTGAGTAAAATAGAATTAAGATAGGCCTACTCTTGAGTATCGACCGATAAATTAGAATTATCGAGTGCAAGAGATGCattcttgtttttaaagaatttaaatcatAGTGATCAAAACTTagttgtgtcttttttttttaaagtcttttattGTTGATGGGTTTTTATAAGTGCATcactttcaattgtcttttattGTTGATGGGTTTTTATAAGTGCATcactttcaattgtcttttattGTTGATGGGTTTTTATAAGTGCATcactttcaattgtcttttattGTTGATGGGTTTTTATAAGTAGGCTACATcactttcaattgtcttttattGTTGATGGGTTTTTATAAGTGCATcactttcaattgtcttttattGTTGATGGGTTTTTATAAGTGCATcactttcaattgtcttttattGTTGATGGGTTTTTATAAGTAGGCTACATcactttcaattgtcttttattGTTGATGGGTTTTTATAAGTGCATcactttcaattgtcttttattGTTGATGGGTTTTTATAAGTGCATcactttcaattgtcttttattGTTGATGGGTTTTTATAAGTAGGCTACATcactttcaattgtcttttattGTTGATGGGTTTTTATAAGTGCATcactttcaattgtcttttattGTTGATGGGTTTTTATAAGTGCATcactttcaattgtcttttattGTTGATGGGTTTTTATAAGTAGGCTACATcactttcaattgtcttttattGTTGATGGGTTTTTATAAGTGCATcactttcaattgtcttttattGTTGATGGGTTTTTATAAGTGCATcactttcaattgtcttttattGTTGATGGGTTTTTATAAGTAGGCTACATcactttcaattgtcttttattGTTGATGGGTTTTTATAAGTGCATcactttcaattgtcttttattGTTGATGGGTTTTTATAAGTAGGCTACATcactttcaattgtcttttattGTTGATGGGTTTTTATAAGTGCATcactttcaattgtcttttattGTTGATGGGTTTTTATAAGTAGGCTACATcactttcaattgtcttttattGTTGATGGGTTTTTATAAGTGCATcactttcaattgtcttttattGTTGATGGGTTTTTATAAGTAGGCTACATcactttcaattgtcttttattGTTGATGGGTTTTTATAAGTACATcactttcaattgtcttttattGTTGATGGGTTTTTATAAGTACATcactttcaattgtcttttattGTTGATGGGTTTTTATAAGTACATCACTTTCAATTGTATTATGAGTTACGTTGTGTAAAATTAATCAtgctagacattttaaaaatgtgtagagTGTATATTAAACTACTGAAAAATCTAATTCAAGACTTCGCGTGCACCCTGAGAGATGACACAGCAAGCGCCTTTTATGTAATTAGCAAAATAATCAAGTCTTTTTATGACTGAATGGAATCAAAAATATGGACAACTCTTATCCCAGCAGTCATCATATGTTGGGTTCTTTTACATCCAAGGGGTAAGCGAATAGAACTATTAAGGCTCTAAACGTTGACCAACTATATCTTCTTATGTTGATTTGACCTCTTTGTTACTCTGAAAATCTTTTCATCATAAGTAGGCTAAAAAGCCACATAACTACAAGGATTTGAACCAATTACTTTTTTCTGACGTTGTACCACTTAAATACCATATcatgttattacaatattaaagtaaagttccctttcagaccttgcgatcatctgtttctgtggcctacggttaacaatgGCGTCATGTGGCCATTACAATGACCAACTGTCTGGGTGTATTCTGAGGCGTCCTTAAGatcccaaaaataaaaattccaggATTTGAAATATTACAATATTGCTTGATATGAAATTGTAAGTCTTTGGGaggtagtgttttttttttaattgacattatttagattatatctggaaatattttatgtaCGGTatgcccttttttttatttaaacatgtgACTTCGCTAGCAAAGTATTTTGTAAGGGAGAGAAGCAAAACATCAGATTCTATTGGCCTgaacaaattattttgtaagGGAGAGAAGCAAAACATCAGATTCTATTGGCCTgaacaaattattttgtaagGGAGAGAAGCAACACATCAGATTCTATTGGCCTGAACAAAGTATTTTGGAAGGGAGAGAAGCAACACTTTAGATTATTTTGACCAGAACACAGTGTTTTGGAAGGGAGAGAAGCAACACACTTCAGATTCTATTGGCCTGAACAAAGTGACACTTTACCCCATGTACGTGAAGTCTGTGAAGATGAATGTCTTGTCCACGTCAAAGCCCAGAGAAATGATATCTTTTACATTCTCATATGTTATCCTCTCCATCTCTTGTAGCGTGAAATCTCTAAAGAGAAACTTTTCATCATCAGTCACTTGGATCACCAGCGGCACATCGAATGTGTCCTGTAGCcacctaaatatatatatttaacagtGAGCTGTCTTCATTGGTACAAAATGATACATCTTATCACATTAAAAAATTTGTTGATGtcttaaaagaatttaaaaagttCTTACATGTAGTTCTATACTCCTATgcgtaaatatttttaaagtcattaactaaataataatgagaTCTGCCCAGGTATTAAAGTCTCATAAAGTCGTAGTTCgcaaagaaatataaatgagaTTTAAAATAGAATAGTGAATGCTCTTCAAAATGCTACAGATCTATAACCtattcaatgaacccgggcgcTAATCGGGAAGAGAAGGGAGTGAACTCTATAATCCAGCATAATGGCTCACTCATTCACAGCCTACAAGTACACCAGTGTTATGATCAGTCAGTAGAtcatgaacatttaaaaatgtgtatttcacGATATAGACAATGTCCATCTTATTATTTATCAGAAATTATCCAATGACATCTAAACTACTACGATTAGTATATAGaaagttttcttgttttgtggAAAATTGTTAACATTAAACCTCCTCAGCAAATGTCAAGAACTCAGTACGCTTTTAACTGTAATGTTCTATAAAGTACATCTTCAACAACGCTAGACATTCTGTTTGTCAGATAAACAGCCATCAGCTGTCTTGAAGCTGAAAATATGTAGCCTATATTTTGCTGACCTACTTAGTAAAGATAAATGGTACAAGATGTCCCATATGCATAGCCTCTGAGGAGGGTCCTCTGCCAGTGTATAAGTAGAAAGGTTTCTTCTGTTCATAGAGGTCCAGAATATGGTTCATTTCTCTACATTACAAAAAAAGATACATGTAACTTCAAATGAGATCGTAAAATCAATTgtctgatttgttttttaaaagcaagtGTTTAGTATTTAAGCCTATTGtatcaaaaactatttttaattaagATAAATTATAAGATTTAACAAATATGTATATCCAGTCACctatgagagaaaaaaatcccacGCCTGAGAAAGTGGTGCGCTTTTTTCCCTGTTACTTTTTCAAACCTTTCGATGAGTTGTGGGTCAATTTTGAAGCTGCCAAACTGAtctacaaaacaacaaaacgaAGTTAAATAATTATATCATTACCCACCGTTACAATTGTAATTTAAAGAACTAGCATTACCCTCCGGCTACACCCGTTGTTTTATTCCTTAATACATTACAATATACTCTTGTTTAAAAATTCCAAGATATCTGgaagccattttttttattcgagCATTTTCCTTGTTACCTGCCAAAAAGTGAAGCGACAACTGTTGGCCCAATTAGAGCCAAGTTTTTTCAACACTTCTCCATACATACTCTTGGCCACACACACATAACTCCTCCCCCTATACCCAACTCCTGATACTCGGTGCTTCGCTGTGTTGAAATAGTTGACATGCATTACAtcggtttttttgttttgcctaccccccccccctccacacacacacataactcCTCCCCCTATACAAATTTTTTGTCCGCATTATTTGGCCTCTCATAGTCAATTCTACTATCCCTTATCTCCACCCACAACAAAAACTCAAGAGAAAAATAAACACTCCTGAATacatttcatttcgtttttataattttgtatacACAAAcatgcagcttttttttttttttgggggggggggagggggagaagtATCAAATTGcttttatatgtataaattGTCTACAATGGCTAgtggatttatttatttttgttgttgttattgttgttaatgtttttaattaaactatGGTTTGTATTGTTCAATATGAACTAGCTGCAGGTAGAGGTCATCACGTAAACCCGGGGGCTGACAGGTCAGCGTGTTTTCTCTGGAATGTATACGTTTTATATATAGTTCGAGTTGGTCATGTGATCATTGTAAATAGAAACGCGACAGAGACTGTAAGATTCCGGCATGTTCTAGCTAGAAGCTTGTTTGGACCTTGTCATAAACTAGAGAGGGAATATGTGCAAGCACAGTCGTTGCAGTAGTCTTGCAGTAGCCTCTTCGTTACACTTGAAGTGGCATGTACGGCTCGGTACAGTTGAGAGTCGGTAGAGTAACAGAGTATACGGCTCGATGCAGTTGAGAGACGGTAGAGTTGATGAGCACGGCTCGGTACAGTTGAGAGTCGGTAGAGTTTATAAGTACGGCTCGGTGCAGTTGAGAGTCGGTAGAGTTGATGAGTACGGCTCGGTACAGTTGAGAGTCGGTAGAGTTGATGAGTACGGCTCGGTACAGTTGAGAGTCGGTAGAGTTGATGAGTAGGCCTACGACTCGGAACATTTGAGAGTCGGTAGAATTGATGAGTACGACTCGGAACAGTTGAGAAGAGCAGAATACGGCTCGATACAGATGAGAAAAGTTAAGTGCAAAAAAGTGCATTGAATTGCAGAACGTACATTGAATGCATCGAATTACAGAGAGGTGCATTGAAATGCAGCAAAATTCAAAGAAGCCTAGTGCATTGCAGTTCAGCGAAGTGCATTGACGTGCAGAGAAGTGTATTGAAGTGCAGCAAAGTGCTCTGATGTGCAGAAAGGTGCATTTAAAGTGCAGCTAAGTGCTCTGATGTGCTGAAAGGTGCATTTAAAGTGCAGCTAAATTCGTTGAAGTGCATTGAAATGCAGCGAAGTGCATTGACGTGCAGAGAAGCGCAATGAAGTGCATTGAAGTGAATAAGCGAAGTAAGTGCAGATATTGTACGCTGCTTGTGTACACTGAAAAATCtataatatttttactaaataaTGTAATCGGAAAGTGTAATTGAAGTTGTCATGTTCTTTGCATTAATTTCATTTGTGTTTTTTACAAGTACAGTAagcaaaaagaagataaataaGTAAcagtatttattatttataaatagatgtCAAAAGATATACTGCGGCCATTttggagaaataaataaatataaaatcaagGTTTCAAACAAAGCTCGCGCTTTTTTCGCGAATTTCTGCACTTTGAGTGCGTTATATGAaaaccgtttttttttcattgtgtaATTCGCATCCTTGCCATTCGGTCACTATAAGCCCTTTGTATATATTACTTACCTATTAATTTCTCATAGTCGATACCGCTAGCTTTGCCAGCTTGGACTACCCATGGTGTCACAGTATCCTGAACTTCGTGAGAATCAGtcattttgtatttatgttGATAGAGAGACGCAGATTACAAATGTCTTAAatcctaaacaaaaaaacaaaacaaaaaaaaaatataattaaattcattaaatagtttttatataagccTACTGATCTGtttcactgatctagactaacacttttcaaacttttaaaaagagcAATACAAATCGATCTAGTAGCCTATCTCTCAGCAGAATGTAAATCTGCCCCAATATCCTACAAATGCAGCATAGAGCTTATCATTGCACTTAGCAATAAATATTAgtccaacatttaaaaaaaaacagcttagtAAAAGACTTGTCAATATTTAACTTCACTAGAGTGATAGGCCGACGTTATCGTAATATATATTTACAGGgctttttgtgacggtacgcacctgttcagcgtaccggcacctatttgaatgtgaggaaaaaaatatattacttttcttgtattttaacgtatattagtaatttattagtaatagttaaaagttaggcaatcaatcactgagtactggcacctatttgtttttacaaaaaaaaagcaatatatatatatatatatatatatatatatatatatcatgaaaacaaaacaatggcaGACatgagcaggggcggactggttatatgggcattcgggcaaatgcccggtgggccagtAAGACCACCTAAAGGACATCATGAATGCCACGTACTATAgaacgtattaaattgttaaacgtTTTATCATATCCTCTTGTAAAaggggccctctgagcgtcgcgtttaaaaataaatcttttagactttacagtgtaatgctaatttaatctaacacttAGAAATGACTGGGCCGATTTTAGCACCCAGTTCGCCCCTGGACATGAGTATGACGTAATGGCACAGTAATGCCTATGATACCCTGTAACGTCATTGTATGAATCATGAATGTAACACAGATCtacaattaaattaaaatacactTAATTCTATTAATCTTAGATAACTTCTTACTTGAGAACAAAAATACAAGGGATCCACTCAAGTGAATTCAGATGTGACAATTTTAGTCCcggtatatataaataatgaatataattttCTCTTGTTTTGTCTTTTATATCGGAATGCGAAGACAGACAGCTCCTAAGAAAATGCATTGGGCTTCCGTCATTTCTTGGGAAAACAAGAACTTATTTTCCCGCTTTAAAATGTAATCCTTTATCGGAAAAAAAGTCAAGAAACCAATGTGATCATAAAttaaaacgtaaaaaaaaaaaaaaaaaaacctgtgaggGGAGTGCGATAACAGAAATCAATACGACTTCTAGATATTCTTCAGTTTAGACCAACAACTAAGTAGTGGTAGTTAGTAGCAGAATCGTGGATCCAATGTAATGTAAGCCCTGTTAGTGGAAAGATTTATTTTGTCCCATTTCCACAATTTCTGCCTCCGGTTTATTcacaaatacaaacacatattttttgttctctctctctctctttctcaatctTGCTTTGATTTCTATCACGTTGTTGACAaagtgttacaaaaaaaaaaaaaaaaaaaaaaactaagagaaAACTTCacttcaaatgaaaaaaaggtttttaaaaaattttttaaaaaggcatgcATTTTTTAATCCACTGGCCTAGATTCTTTATATAGCTTTTCCGagcaaaaataattataatataataagaagACTAGTtttctagatctggatttttattatattttttaaattatttcattttttttttttttgctcattcTTAGAAATGAACTAGACTAATTTCCTGGAATttcttatctatatatatagtagattcttatattaggcacaccgtattcgggaactaggtcaaatttttattttatttttttatttggtgacggtttaacttacaaaaaagctgaaagcagattcttattctgcaactaaaggactataaaaatagctgtgtttctttgaattaccactcatagtcaagattttattttaaaataaatcaggtcacttcatgctcctataataaacgcagtttttgtgctttctccttcagcacacatcgagcaccgttaagaaacaccactatgttattgctaataaattatatctgtgttaattaaaaattatttagattgtattaaaagaagtagattcacttctgcaatatgtatttatagtatattgcctctctctctctctctctagatatatatatatatatatatgcctacctatataatctatgtgtagaaacagaaataaactatataattatagatctataaattaattattataattcaacaaacatgatattttagactaggctacatgtattctctgtctctttcttttaattcacatccaaggaccctcttcttttcataatttggatgttcgttttgttacatcccctccctcccatagatgcttataattcttttcatgactctctcccccttccctccattgcctgtatgataggttgtgacactacacgcttagtgtatacctctcctcaccaccagcgctcgcctggcgtgatcacctgcagtgggcatggtctctggcttcaaattagcagcccgcactttttctttcattcataaattatatattctagatttctcgatctaggtcacatttatttattgaaaaaaatcatagatttattaatcccaataatatttcttattacgattttgccttgtgcactataggagaatgtgtttaattcatcattattcattgaaacacctcctttttaaattttatttaacagctaacagtatgaatgtgattggaatgtctttctaaagatgtttgaaagcttattttgatagatccaccagcctacgatcaaacaggctcataatatagtcttcatcccttatatgggtatgaattgccgggggaggtttaaacaatagctttacatacttggttaccgagaatctaaaaaactgccatctgctttggaaaagcggaacaaaaatacaggaacttatctaaaattggacatgcactgtcccgaaacatcgtttttagc
It encodes:
- the LOC106069580 gene encoding tryptophan--tRNA ligase, cytoplasmic-like produces the protein MTDSHEVQDTVTPWVVQAGKASGIDYEKLIDQFGSFKIDPQLIERFEKVTGKKAHHFLRRGIFFSHREMNHILDLYEQKKPFYLYTGRGPSSEAMHMGHLVPFIFTKWLQDTFDVPLVIQVTDDEKFLFRDFTLQEMERITYENVKDIISLGFDVDKTFIFTDFTYMGQCSDFYKLIVQIQKHVTFNQIKGIFGMTESDNIGQIAFPAVQAAPSFSSAFPHIFGEKSNLPCLIPCAIDQDPYFRMTRDVAPKLKLHKPALLHSIFFPALQGATSKMSASDPNSSIFLSDTSDRIAEKITKYAFSGGRETEREHREKGGNCDIDVSYQYLKFFMDDDEKLEQIRQDYTSGKLLTSGIKKELIVVLQKIVGDIQERRKTVTDTMAQNFMTPRKLKFTY